One window from the genome of Lasioglossum baleicum unplaced genomic scaffold, iyLasBale1 scaffold2787, whole genome shotgun sequence encodes:
- the LOC143221601 gene encoding peroxisomal ATPase PEX6-like, whose product MNSLYFYINFLRKLTKMLMKCNFNYVLFYTFVQYTLFKLKVLIDTKFNWNIVPDTAFKDLTKHFYDVRNYYIDCNSCLLANIKYCQITTPTWFYICSTVSVKKYKILIIPLNNTDTNEIFISETMKCNVENALHCTTDKCFLLPTKDDTINFVAEAKISMISNPYETVDNLISTLLENYFSEPRFLRKNDLFGINIKEYILDQMYLHTNPLMSIIYFKVNSIIIDNNKNCTARDISYILHGVTTLIQEPNIHSYLPQKHFDCNHSKEQYVESYPPSLITPLKYLEHCILPFVKHDIRLDIKPIFLIKGSQGSNKRKLIQTLAEKIGLNFLNTDFAEVQALTSAQTEAKLRIVLHNAEQSVPCILCLNNIEVFGKNSEGQKDERVVSTFSNEINSLYNKSLKYPIIIIATTSEPDIPAELNRIFIETIHLEHLDQNERINLISWLLAKRNLNHQVNLSKISGICSDFRYSDLSALILNAVKFQCKNNTKDLMSLTLLQEDFDRAYEYMQSIYTDCKDTPRVPKVYWKDIGGLVNLKQEIMRRIQLPLMNTLGFGQSGILLYGPPGTGKTLLAKAVATEYQLHFLSVKGPEVLNMYVGQSEKNVRQVFERARAAAPCIIFFDELDSLAPKRGQSGDSGGVMDRVVSQLLAEMDGLDSSSSIFIIGATNRPDLIDPALLRPGRFDKLLYVGIHSDRDSQLNVLKALTRKFGLYESDKVLEKLVHQLPNHATGADLYAVCSNAWLNAARTVVNDCQDNSNKLNVNEYVAVEFEDFVKAAHELIPSVSKEEAERYRRMQIELSSVS is encoded by the exons ATGAATtcgttatatttttatataaattttctacgaaaattaacaaaaatgttaatgaagtgtaactttaactatgtacttttttatacatttgtacaatacacgctttttaaattaaaagtaCTAATTGATACAAAATTTAACTGGAATATTGTGCCTGACACTGCTTTCAAAGATttaacaaaacatttttatgatgTGAGAAATTATTATATAGATTGTAATTCTTGTTTACTagcaaatataaaatattgtcaaatTACTACACCAACTTGGTTTTACATATGTTCTACAGTGTctgtgaaaaaatataaaatattaataatacctTTGAACAATACTGAtacaaatgaaatatttatatcaGAAACCATGAAATGTAATGTAGAAAATGCATTGCATTGTACTACTGATAAATGCTTTCTAT TACCAACAAAAGATGATACAATCAATTTTGTTGCAGAAGCTAAAATTTCTATGATTTCTAATCCATATGAGACCGTGGATAATTTAATAAGTACCTtattagaaaattatttctctgAACCTAGATTCTTAAGAAAAAATGACTTATTTGGCATTAATATAAAGGAATATATATTAGATCAAATGTATTTACACACGAATCCATTAATgtctataatatattttaaagttaattctattattattgataataataaaaattgtacagctCGTGATATTTCTTACATTTTACATGGAGTAACAACACTTATTCAGGAACCAAATATACACAGTTATTTACCTCAGAAACATTTTGATTGTAATCACTCCAAGGAGCAATACGTGGAGTCATATCCACCAAGTTTAATAACACCCTTGAAATACTTGGAACATTGCATTCTTCCATTCGTTAAGCATG ATATTCGGTTAGATATAAAGCCAATATTTCTCATTAAGGGTTCACAAGGTTCAAATAAACGTAAATTAATTCAAACTCTGGCTGAAAAAATAGGTTTAAACTTTCTTAATACAGATTTTGCTGAAGTTCAAGCTTTGACATCAGCACAAACAGAGGCTAAACTACGTATTGTATTACATAATGCTGAACAATCCGTACCATGTATATTATGTTTAAATAATATAGAG GTATTTGGAAAAAATTCAGAGGGCCAGAAAGATGAAAGAGTTGTATCaactttttcaaatgaaataaattcGTTATATAATAAAAGTTTGAAGTATCCGATTATTATAATAGCTACCACAAGTGAGCCTGATATACCAGCAGAATTAAAcagaatttttatcgagacgaTTCATCTGGAACATCTAGATCAAAACGAAAGgataaatttaatttcgtggttgCTGGCAAAACGAAATCTTAATCATCAAGTAAATTTATCAAAAATTTCCGGGATATGTTCAGATTTTAGGTATTCAGATTTATCGGCGCTAATATTAAACGctgtaaaatttcaatgcaAAAATAATACTAAAGACTTAATGTCGTTAACGCTTTTACAAGAAGATTTTGATAGAGCTTAtg AATATATGCAATCAATATATACAGATTGTAAGGACACGCCACGAGTACCAAAAGTTTATTGGAAAGATATAGGTGGTTTAGTGAATCTAAAACAAGAAATAATGCGTCGAATTCAGTTACCTTTGATGAACACCTTAGGATTTGGCCAATCTGGAATTCTGCTGTATGGACCACCAGGAACCGGAAAGACTCTTCTCGCTAAGGCCGTAGCGACAGAGtatcaacttcactttttatCGGTTAAAGGTCCGGAGGTGTTGAACATGTACGTCGGTCAAAGCGAAAAAAATGTTAGACAAG TGTTTGAACGGGCAAGAGCTGCGGCACCATGTATAATATTTTTCGACGAGCTGGATTCATTAGCGCCTAAACGTGGGCAAAGTGGTGACAGCGGGGGTGTAATGGACCGTGTGGTTTCCCAattgcttgccgaaatggatgGTCTTGATtcttctagcagcatattcatTATAGGAGCTACAAACAGGCCGGATCTCATCGATCCTGCTCTTCTTAGACCTGGTCGATTCGATAAATTATTATACGTAGGAATTCATTCTGATCGTGATTCACAACTCAACGTGTTAAAGGCACTTACTCGTAAATTCGGCCTTTACGAAAGTGACAAAGTATTGGAAAAGTTGGTGCATCAGTTACCCAATCACGCAACTGGCGCTGATTTGTATGCCGTTTGTTCGAATGCATGGCTAAACGCTGCGCGTACAGTTGTAAATGATTGCCAAGATAACTCTAACAAATTGAACGTAAACGAATATGTTGCTGTTGAATTTGAGGACTTCGTTAAGGCCGCGCACGAATTGATTCCGTCAGTTAGCAAAGAAGAGGCGGAAAGATACAGAAGAATGCAGATAGAATTATCTTCGGTATCGTGA